A window from Micromonospora terminaliae encodes these proteins:
- a CDS encoding S24/S26 family peptidase, whose protein sequence is MAPTLRHGDAVLVRTGGRPVRPGDVVAAVFRSRPDLLVVKRAVRPQDGGWWLRGDNGLVTDDSRAYGVADVCGRVVLRYWPRPGRVTGGPRRI, encoded by the coding sequence ATGGCGCCGACCCTGCGCCACGGCGACGCCGTGCTGGTGCGTACCGGGGGGCGCCCGGTGCGCCCCGGCGACGTGGTGGCGGCCGTCTTCCGCAGCCGCCCCGACCTGCTGGTCGTCAAGCGGGCGGTCCGCCCGCAGGACGGGGGCTGGTGGCTGCGCGGCGACAACGGCCTGGTCACCGACGACTCCCGGGCGTACGGGGTGGCGGACGTGTGCGGCCGGGTGGTCCTCCGGTACTGGCCGCGTCCCGGCCGGGTCACCGGTGGGCCCCGTCGGATATGA
- the sodN gene encoding superoxide dismutase, Ni — translation MRLPRILTPRVTASAHCDLPCGVYDPAQARIEAESVKMICEKYQANTDPEYRTRAILIKEQRAELVKHHLWVLWTDYFKPQHFEKYPHLHQLFNETTKLAGSAGAKGSMDPAVADQLLQKIDEIAKIFWETKQA, via the coding sequence ATGCGCCTTCCCCGCATCCTTACGCCCCGTGTGACCGCCAGCGCCCACTGCGACCTGCCGTGCGGCGTCTACGACCCGGCGCAGGCCCGGATCGAGGCCGAGTCGGTCAAAATGATCTGTGAGAAGTACCAGGCCAACACGGACCCGGAGTACCGCACGCGGGCCATCCTGATCAAGGAGCAGCGGGCCGAGCTGGTCAAGCACCACCTGTGGGTGCTCTGGACCGACTACTTCAAGCCGCAGCACTTCGAGAAGTACCCGCACCTGCACCAGCTCTTCAACGAGACCACCAAGCTCGCCGGCTCGGCCGGCGCCAAGGGCAGCATGGACCCGGCCGTCGCCGACCAGCTGCTGCAGAAGATCGACGAGATCGCCAAGATCTTCTGGGAGACCAAGCAGGCGTGA
- a CDS encoding GNAT family N-acetyltransferase produces the protein MVHELADYERAPEQCHLTEEQLTAALFAPAPALFGHVAVDPADRPIGFALWFLNFSTWEGVHGIYLEDLYVRPAARGTGAGRLLLATLAAICVERGYRRLDWWMLNWNPAARFYAAIGAAPMDEWVPYRLAGAALQGLAAQATAAPTRADG, from the coding sequence ATGGTGCACGAACTCGCCGACTACGAACGCGCCCCCGAGCAGTGCCACCTCACCGAGGAGCAGCTCACCGCCGCGCTCTTCGCCCCGGCGCCGGCGCTGTTCGGGCACGTCGCGGTCGACCCCGCCGACCGGCCGATCGGTTTCGCCCTCTGGTTCCTCAACTTCTCCACCTGGGAGGGCGTGCACGGCATCTACCTGGAGGACCTGTACGTCCGGCCGGCCGCCCGCGGCACCGGCGCGGGCCGGCTGCTGCTCGCCACCCTCGCCGCGATCTGCGTCGAGCGCGGCTACCGGCGGCTCGACTGGTGGATGCTCAACTGGAACCCGGCCGCCCGCTTCTACGCCGCCATCGGCGCCGCCCCGATGGACGAGTGGGTGCCGTACCGGCTGGCCGGGGCGGCGCTGCAGGGCCTCGCGGCGCAGGCGACGGCGGCCCCCACGCGGGCCGACGGCTGA
- a CDS encoding ATP-binding protein gives MTQLTGQPMTDDDIVHLTVPADGGYLGVLRTATAGLAARLQFALDEIEDLRIAVDEACAMLLAIATRDAELECRFAVTEDALTVEVTVPTVRGATLPSESSFAWKVLTALTTAASARAADGRATIALLTRRASGY, from the coding sequence GTGACTCAACTGACCGGCCAGCCGATGACGGACGACGACATCGTGCACCTCACGGTGCCCGCCGACGGCGGCTACCTGGGCGTGCTGCGCACCGCCACCGCCGGTCTCGCGGCCCGGCTCCAGTTCGCCCTCGACGAGATCGAGGACCTGCGCATCGCCGTCGACGAGGCGTGCGCCATGCTGCTCGCCATCGCCACCCGCGACGCCGAGCTGGAGTGCCGTTTCGCGGTCACCGAGGACGCGCTCACCGTCGAGGTGACCGTGCCGACCGTGCGGGGCGCCACGCTCCCCTCGGAGTCGTCCTTCGCCTGGAAGGTGCTCACCGCACTGACCACCGCGGCGAGCGCCCGGGCCGCCGACGGCCGGGCCACCATCGCCCTGCTCACCCGCCGCGCCTCCGGCTACTGA
- a CDS encoding diacylglycerol/lipid kinase family protein has translation MRAVLVVNPKATTTSERSRDVLVRALRSEVDLSVRYTRRRGHAMDLAREAAQEGVDLVVTLGGDGTVNEVVNGLMAAEPPTFRTGQTPAERLPALATVPGGSTNVFARALGLPREWPDGTSMILEGLRLGRSRTIGLGRADDRYFTFCAGFGIDAAVIQRVERARKRGRVSTPALYFRSTVSQYFLASDRRHPSISLERPGEVAETDLGTVIIQNTAPWTYLGDREINPNPEASFDLGLDVLAMRRLKVASTARTVTQFFAREPDPHGRQVLRLHDVAEFTLLSARPLAFQLDGDYLGEREKVRFASVPAALRVIC, from the coding sequence ATGCGCGCCGTCCTGGTGGTCAACCCGAAGGCCACCACCACCAGCGAGCGCAGCCGGGACGTGCTGGTCCGGGCGCTGCGCAGCGAAGTCGACCTCTCGGTGCGGTACACGCGCCGGCGCGGCCACGCCATGGACCTGGCGCGGGAGGCCGCCCAGGAGGGCGTCGACCTGGTGGTGACGCTCGGTGGCGACGGCACGGTCAACGAGGTGGTGAACGGCCTCATGGCCGCCGAGCCGCCGACCTTCCGCACCGGGCAGACCCCGGCGGAGCGGCTGCCGGCGCTGGCCACCGTCCCCGGCGGTTCGACGAACGTCTTCGCCCGGGCGCTCGGCCTGCCGCGGGAGTGGCCGGACGGGACCAGCATGATCCTGGAGGGGCTGCGGCTGGGCCGGTCCCGCACCATCGGGCTGGGCCGTGCGGACGACCGCTACTTCACCTTCTGCGCCGGGTTCGGCATCGACGCGGCCGTCATCCAACGGGTCGAGCGGGCGCGGAAGCGGGGCCGCGTGTCCACGCCGGCGCTCTACTTCCGCTCGACGGTGAGCCAGTACTTCCTCGCCTCCGACCGGCGGCACCCGTCGATCAGCCTGGAGCGGCCGGGCGAGGTCGCCGAGACCGACCTGGGCACGGTCATCATCCAGAACACCGCGCCGTGGACGTACCTGGGCGACCGGGAGATCAACCCGAACCCGGAGGCGTCCTTCGACCTCGGGCTGGACGTGCTCGCCATGCGGCGGCTCAAGGTGGCCAGCACGGCACGGACGGTGACCCAGTTCTTCGCCCGCGAGCCCGATCCGCACGGCCGGCAGGTGCTCCGGCTGCACGACGTGGCGGAGTTCACCCTGCTCTCGGCGCGTCCGCTGGCCTTCCAGCTGGACGGCGACTACCTCGGCGAGCGGGAAAAAGTCAGATTCGCATCCGTCCCTGCCGCACTGAGAGTAATCTGCTAG
- a CDS encoding WhiB family transcriptional regulator gives MDWRHDAVCRDEDPELFFPIGTSGPALLQVEQAKAVCRRCPVTDQCLQWALESGQDAGVWGGMSEEERRAVKRRGGLRVLRAHSA, from the coding sequence ATGGACTGGCGCCACGATGCCGTCTGCCGCGACGAGGACCCGGAGCTGTTCTTCCCCATCGGGACGTCCGGCCCGGCCCTCCTGCAGGTGGAGCAGGCCAAGGCCGTCTGCCGGCGCTGCCCGGTGACCGACCAGTGCCTCCAGTGGGCGCTGGAGTCCGGTCAGGACGCCGGCGTCTGGGGCGGGATGAGCGAGGAGGAGCGCCGCGCGGTGAAGCGCCGCGGCGGGCTCCGGGTGCTGCGCGCTCACTCCGCCTGA
- a CDS encoding sirohydrochlorin chelatase has product MRPAHLTAEPPVVLVAHGSRDPRAAEATRALARAVAAARPGVPVLPSWLDHTDPGPAAVLRDLAGAGHTRAVLVPLLLTAAYHRKVDVPAAVAAARAGGADLEVRVTDVLGPADGVVDARLLAGLRRRLAEAGPGGFDGVVLAAAGTRDPRARGSVGRVAAALGAELGVPCQVSYASAAPPGAGVAVSRLRAAGARRVAVAAYFLAPGLFHDAVRASAERAGAVAVADPLTDLPELADLVLRRVDAVPVGV; this is encoded by the coding sequence GTGCGGCCTGCACACCTGACGGCCGAGCCGCCGGTGGTGCTGGTCGCGCACGGCAGCCGGGATCCGCGGGCGGCCGAGGCGACGCGGGCGCTGGCCCGGGCCGTGGCGGCCGCCCGGCCCGGCGTCCCGGTGCTGCCGAGCTGGCTGGACCACACCGACCCCGGTCCCGCCGCGGTGCTGCGGGACCTGGCCGGCGCCGGGCACACCCGGGCCGTGCTGGTGCCGCTGCTGCTGACCGCCGCGTACCACCGGAAGGTCGACGTCCCGGCGGCGGTGGCGGCGGCCCGCGCGGGCGGCGCGGACCTCGAGGTACGGGTGACCGACGTGCTGGGGCCGGCGGACGGGGTGGTGGACGCCCGGCTGCTGGCGGGGCTGCGCCGGCGGCTGGCCGAGGCGGGTCCGGGCGGCTTCGACGGCGTGGTGCTGGCGGCGGCCGGCACCCGGGATCCGCGGGCGCGGGGTTCGGTGGGGCGGGTCGCCGCGGCGCTCGGCGCCGAGCTGGGCGTGCCCTGCCAGGTGTCGTACGCCTCGGCGGCACCCCCGGGGGCGGGCGTCGCGGTGTCCCGGCTGCGCGCGGCGGGCGCCCGCCGGGTGGCGGTGGCCGCCTACTTCCTGGCCCCGGGCCTGTTCCACGACGCGGTCCGCGCCTCGGCGGAGCGGGCCGGTGCCGTGGCGGTCGCCGACCCGCTGACCGACCTGCCGGAACTCGCCGACCTGGTGTTGCGCCGGGTTGACGCCGTGCCGGTCGGGGTGTGA
- a CDS encoding phosphoadenylyl-sulfate reductase, whose amino-acid sequence MSALRSATGLGLVGIGGPPPADPARRDPEELRALAERAGRELEGAPALEIARWAAETFGDRFCVTSSMADGVLAHLVSRVAPGVDVVFLDTGLHFPETLKVRDEVARRLPVTVRSIRPRMTVGQQDGQYGPRLFSKSPDDCCQLRKVEPLERALTGYDAWAAGLRRDESPTRANTPVVAFDARRGKVKVNPIAAWTQRDVDAYIARYDIPVNELFARGYGSIGCWPCTRRTRAGEDPRAGRWAMFEKTECGLHT is encoded by the coding sequence GTGAGCGCCCTGCGGTCCGCCACCGGCCTGGGCCTGGTGGGGATCGGCGGGCCGCCCCCGGCCGACCCGGCCCGGCGCGACCCGGAGGAGCTGCGCGCGCTGGCCGAGCGGGCCGGCCGGGAGCTGGAGGGCGCGCCCGCGCTGGAGATCGCCCGCTGGGCCGCCGAGACCTTCGGCGACCGGTTCTGCGTGACGAGCTCGATGGCCGACGGCGTGCTGGCCCACCTGGTCTCCCGGGTCGCCCCCGGGGTCGACGTGGTCTTCCTGGACACCGGCCTGCACTTCCCGGAGACGCTCAAGGTCCGCGACGAGGTGGCCCGGCGGCTCCCGGTGACCGTGCGCTCGATCCGGCCCCGGATGACCGTGGGGCAGCAGGACGGCCAGTACGGGCCCCGGCTGTTCAGCAAGTCCCCGGACGACTGCTGCCAGCTGCGCAAGGTGGAGCCGCTGGAGCGGGCGCTGACCGGGTACGACGCCTGGGCCGCCGGGCTGCGCCGGGACGAGTCGCCGACCCGGGCCAACACGCCGGTGGTGGCCTTCGACGCGCGGCGCGGCAAGGTCAAGGTCAACCCGATCGCGGCGTGGACCCAGCGGGACGTGGACGCCTACATCGCCCGCTACGACATCCCCGTCAACGAGTTGTTCGCCCGGGGCTACGGCTCGATCGGCTGCTGGCCCTGCACCCGCCGCACCCGCGCGGGGGAGGACCCGCGGGCGGGCCGCTGGGCGATGTTCGAGAAGACCGAGTGCGGCCTGCACACCTGA
- a CDS encoding IS1 family transposase, translating into MSDARSAPLYCPYCGEEDLRPHEAGHGAWECHACARVFTVKFTGLLSRAVTR; encoded by the coding sequence ATGAGCGATGCCCGATCTGCGCCTCTCTACTGCCCCTACTGCGGTGAGGAGGACCTCCGGCCGCACGAGGCCGGGCACGGCGCCTGGGAGTGCCACGCCTGCGCCCGGGTCTTCACCGTGAAGTTCACCGGGCTGCTGAGCCGGGCGGTGACCCGGTGA
- a CDS encoding nitrite/sulfite reductase: MAVSSTTTTRPDAPAPAARAPRRPRGEGQWALGHREPLNPNERIKKDDDPLNVRARIENIYAHRGFASIDPQDLRGRFRWWGLYTQRRAGIDGGRTAVLEPHELEDEFFMLRVRVDGGELSLAQLRVVADISREFARDTADITDRQNIQYHWIRVEDMPEIWRRLEAVGLQTTEACGDCPRVVLGSPVAGVARDEVLDPTPAVDEIVRRYVGDKAYSNLPRKFKTSISWLVDTPYEANDIAFLGVEHPDHGPGFDVWVGGGLSTNPMLAKRLGVWVPLAEVPDVWAGVVGIFRDYGYRRLRNRARLKFLVADWGVAKFREVLEKEYLGRALLDGPAATLPAKPVDHIGVHRQRDGANYVGAAPVVGRVSGTQLARLADVAEAHGSGRVRLTPYQKLLVLDVAPERTDSLVAELRGIGLEARPSAWRRGTMACTGIEFCKLAIVETKRRGEELVARLEERLRDFDADISIHLNGCPNACARTQVADIGLKGQLVVGPDGRQVEGFQVHLGGGLGMAAGQTAGFGRKLRGLKTTADELPEYVERLARRYLAGRSEGESFANWVIRVDEEELR, from the coding sequence ATGGCGGTCAGCAGCACCACCACGACCCGGCCCGACGCCCCGGCGCCGGCCGCCCGGGCTCCCCGCCGGCCCCGTGGTGAGGGGCAGTGGGCGCTCGGGCACCGCGAGCCGCTCAACCCCAACGAGCGGATCAAGAAGGACGACGACCCGCTGAACGTGCGGGCCCGGATCGAGAACATCTACGCGCACCGGGGCTTCGCCTCGATCGACCCGCAGGATCTGCGTGGCCGGTTCCGCTGGTGGGGCCTCTACACGCAGCGCCGGGCCGGCATCGACGGCGGGCGCACGGCCGTGCTGGAGCCGCACGAGCTCGAGGACGAGTTCTTCATGCTCCGGGTGCGGGTGGACGGCGGTGAGCTGAGCCTGGCCCAGCTCCGGGTCGTCGCCGACATCTCGCGGGAGTTCGCCCGGGACACCGCCGACATCACCGACCGGCAGAACATCCAGTACCACTGGATCCGGGTCGAGGACATGCCGGAGATCTGGCGCCGGCTCGAGGCGGTCGGCCTGCAGACCACCGAGGCGTGCGGCGACTGCCCCCGGGTCGTGCTGGGCAGCCCGGTCGCCGGGGTGGCGCGGGACGAGGTGCTCGACCCGACCCCGGCGGTCGACGAGATCGTCCGCCGGTACGTCGGCGACAAGGCGTACTCGAACCTGCCCCGCAAGTTCAAGACCTCGATCTCCTGGCTGGTCGACACCCCGTACGAGGCGAACGACATCGCCTTCCTCGGTGTCGAGCACCCCGACCACGGTCCCGGCTTCGACGTCTGGGTGGGCGGCGGCCTGTCCACCAACCCCATGCTGGCCAAGCGCCTCGGCGTCTGGGTGCCGCTGGCCGAGGTGCCGGACGTCTGGGCCGGGGTCGTCGGCATCTTCCGCGACTACGGCTACCGCCGTCTGCGCAACCGCGCGCGGCTGAAGTTCCTGGTAGCCGACTGGGGCGTGGCGAAGTTCCGCGAGGTGCTGGAAAAGGAATACCTGGGCCGGGCGCTGCTCGACGGCCCGGCCGCGACGCTGCCCGCGAAGCCGGTCGACCACATCGGTGTGCACCGGCAGCGCGACGGCGCCAACTACGTCGGCGCCGCGCCGGTGGTGGGCCGCGTCTCCGGCACCCAGCTCGCCCGCCTCGCCGACGTGGCCGAGGCGCACGGCAGCGGCCGGGTGCGGCTCACCCCGTACCAGAAGCTGCTGGTGCTGGACGTGGCGCCGGAGCGCACCGACTCGCTGGTGGCGGAGCTGCGCGGGATCGGCCTGGAGGCCCGGCCGTCGGCCTGGCGGCGCGGCACCATGGCCTGCACCGGCATCGAGTTCTGCAAGCTGGCCATCGTCGAGACGAAGCGGCGCGGCGAGGAACTGGTGGCCCGGCTGGAGGAGCGGCTGCGCGACTTCGACGCCGACATCTCCATCCACCTCAACGGCTGCCCGAACGCCTGCGCCCGCACGCAGGTGGCCGACATCGGCCTGAAGGGCCAGCTCGTCGTGGGCCCGGACGGCCGGCAGGTGGAGGGTTTCCAGGTGCATCTCGGCGGCGGCCTGGGCATGGCCGCGGGGCAGACCGCCGGCTTCGGCCGCAAGCTGCGCGGCCTGAAGACCACCGCCGACGAACTTCCGGAGTACGTGGAACGGCTGGCCCGCCGCTACCTGGCCGGCCGGAGCGAGGGCGAGAGCTTCGCCAACTGGGTGATCAGGGTCGACGAGGAGGAATTGCGATGA
- a CDS encoding glycosyltransferase family 39 protein, which translates to MRDVTAPAESARSRDRRDWLIWAVPGLVTLVVTLAGIGHAQPWRDELATWSAATRSVPDLGRLAGTIDAATGPYYLLMHGWTALFGTSPTALRLPSALAMAGAAALTARLGARLVGPRAGLLAGLLLAVLPSTSRYGQEARPYALAALLAVLATLLLVGALGRPTWRRWAGYALAVAALGLLHLIALTLLAAHALAVLLVVARGPGPAGIDSHAAGAGRRGLLWRWLVAVLPAVVLVAPLVLQARGQRGRQLDWVRLVRIDDLAALPGGLAQSGVAGGLLVGLAALGAARLGRRALLPGAAVLLPVLLLFAAGTAVPLWVTRYLFFTVPFACLLAGAALAGVRLAPALAVVTLAGLLGLPDQAALRRTHEWPRTAPVDYAGVARIVAEHEQPGDAIVYSPRQSWLFPDLGLAYHLGSRRPRDVLVVHDQRQRADLWAAECDRPAECLAGVDRVWLVVTGRRADPLAAVPGAKGDALRDGFTVRQVWPRPGLTVALLSR; encoded by the coding sequence CTGCGGGATGTGACCGCGCCCGCCGAGTCCGCACGGTCCCGCGACCGTCGGGACTGGCTCATTTGGGCGGTCCCCGGCCTGGTCACCCTCGTGGTCACGCTCGCCGGGATCGGGCACGCGCAGCCGTGGCGGGACGAGCTGGCGACGTGGAGCGCCGCCACCCGATCGGTGCCCGACCTGGGCCGGCTGGCCGGCACCATCGACGCCGCGACCGGCCCGTACTACCTGCTCATGCACGGCTGGACCGCACTGTTCGGCACCTCCCCGACGGCGCTGCGGCTGCCGTCCGCGCTGGCCATGGCGGGTGCCGCCGCCCTCACGGCCCGGCTCGGCGCGCGCCTGGTCGGTCCCCGGGCCGGGCTGCTCGCCGGGCTGCTCCTCGCCGTGCTGCCGAGCACCTCCCGGTACGGCCAGGAGGCGCGACCCTACGCGCTGGCGGCCCTGCTCGCCGTGCTGGCCACGCTGCTGCTCGTCGGGGCGCTGGGCCGGCCGACGTGGCGGCGCTGGGCCGGGTACGCGCTCGCCGTCGCCGCCCTGGGACTGCTCCACCTCATCGCCCTCACCCTGCTCGCGGCGCACGCCCTCGCGGTGCTGCTGGTCGTTGCGCGCGGCCCCGGCCCGGCCGGCATCGACTCCCATGCGGCAGGTGCCGGCCGACGTGGCCTGCTCTGGCGGTGGCTGGTGGCGGTGCTGCCGGCGGTCGTGCTGGTCGCGCCGCTGGTGCTCCAGGCCCGGGGCCAGCGCGGGCGCCAGCTCGACTGGGTACGTCTGGTCCGCATCGACGACCTGGCCGCGCTGCCCGGCGGACTGGCACAGAGCGGGGTGGCCGGTGGCCTGCTCGTCGGCCTCGCCGCGCTGGGGGCGGCCCGGCTCGGCCGGCGGGCGCTGCTCCCGGGCGCGGCCGTCCTGCTGCCGGTGCTGCTGCTCTTCGCCGCCGGCACGGCGGTGCCGCTCTGGGTGACCCGGTACCTCTTCTTCACGGTGCCGTTCGCCTGCCTGCTGGCCGGTGCGGCGCTGGCCGGCGTACGGCTGGCGCCGGCGCTGGCCGTGGTCACCCTGGCCGGCCTGCTCGGGCTGCCCGACCAGGCGGCGCTCCGGCGCACCCACGAGTGGCCGCGGACCGCTCCCGTGGACTACGCGGGCGTGGCGCGGATCGTCGCCGAGCACGAGCAGCCGGGCGACGCGATCGTCTACTCGCCCCGGCAGAGCTGGCTCTTCCCGGACCTCGGGCTGGCGTACCATCTGGGGTCGCGCCGGCCGCGCGACGTGCTGGTGGTGCACGACCAGCGGCAGCGCGCGGACCTCTGGGCCGCCGAGTGCGACCGGCCGGCGGAGTGCCTGGCCGGTGTGGACCGGGTGTGGCTGGTGGTGACCGGCCGGCGCGCCGACCCGCTGGCGGCGGTGCCCGGCGCCAAGGGCGACGCCCTGCGTGACGGCTTCACGGTCCGCCAGGTGTGGCCCCGCCCCGGCCTCACGGTCGCCCTCCTCAGCCGATGA
- a CDS encoding PAS domain-containing sensor histidine kinase, translating into MSTLRDLAEEHTALRPADIDHLHRIAGDWQLLSDLSFADLLLWVPVDGDGTFLCVAQVRPTTAPTAYLDDQVGRIVGGPEVAHLEVAHRQGRIWREGDPVWYGDVPARHEAIPVRLRTADGESGEVVAVVGRDTNLSTARTPSQLELNYLTTADDLAQMIADGTFPPPRHPGETTSAPRVGDGLVRLDANGKVTYASPNAQSAYRRLGYASHLVGEDLAKLHSRLAGDPLEGTDAANAVLAALRGDAPPRREIDARGATMLTRALPLMPAGVPIGALVLVRDITEVRRRDRALITKDATIREIHHRVKNNLQTVAALLRLQARRVAMPEARVALEESVRRVASIALVHETLSMSSDEAVEFDGIVDRVASAATEVAATEVTVGMRRQGSFGVLPAEIATSLVMVLNELLLNAVEHGFPPAGEEGAPAPEGAPEPAVVVTAHRFRKQLHVSVADNGRGLPAQFDAEKGGNLGLQIVRALVTGELRGTIELRNGAEGGTEAVLVVPLARGTADRLAG; encoded by the coding sequence GTGTCCACCCTCCGTGACCTCGCCGAGGAGCACACCGCGCTCCGGCCGGCCGACATCGACCACCTGCACCGGATCGCCGGCGACTGGCAGCTCCTCTCCGACCTGTCCTTCGCCGACCTGCTGCTCTGGGTGCCGGTCGACGGCGACGGCACGTTCCTCTGCGTGGCCCAGGTCCGCCCGACGACCGCGCCGACCGCGTACCTGGACGACCAGGTCGGCCGGATCGTCGGCGGGCCCGAGGTGGCGCACCTGGAGGTCGCCCACCGGCAGGGCCGCATCTGGCGCGAGGGCGACCCGGTCTGGTACGGCGACGTGCCCGCCCGGCACGAGGCCATCCCGGTGCGGCTGCGCACCGCCGACGGGGAGTCCGGCGAGGTCGTTGCCGTGGTCGGCCGGGACACCAACCTCTCCACCGCGCGCACGCCCAGCCAGCTCGAACTGAACTACCTGACCACCGCCGACGACCTCGCGCAGATGATCGCCGACGGCACCTTCCCGCCGCCCCGGCACCCGGGCGAGACCACCTCGGCGCCCCGCGTCGGGGACGGCCTGGTCCGGCTCGACGCCAACGGCAAGGTGACCTACGCCAGCCCCAACGCGCAGTCCGCGTACCGCCGCCTGGGCTACGCCTCCCACCTCGTGGGGGAGGACCTGGCCAAGCTGCACAGCCGGCTCGCCGGCGACCCGCTCGAAGGCACCGACGCGGCGAACGCCGTGCTCGCCGCGCTGCGCGGCGACGCCCCGCCCCGGCGGGAGATCGACGCCCGGGGCGCCACCATGCTCACCCGGGCGCTGCCGCTCATGCCCGCGGGCGTGCCGATCGGCGCGCTGGTGCTGGTCCGCGACATCACCGAGGTACGCCGTCGCGACCGCGCCCTGATCACCAAGGACGCCACCATCCGGGAGATCCACCACCGGGTGAAGAACAACCTCCAGACCGTGGCCGCGCTGCTCCGCCTCCAGGCCCGCCGGGTGGCCATGCCCGAGGCCCGGGTCGCCCTGGAGGAGTCGGTACGCCGGGTCGCCTCCATCGCCCTGGTCCACGAGACGCTCTCCATGTCCAGCGACGAGGCGGTCGAGTTCGACGGCATCGTCGACCGGGTGGCCAGCGCGGCCACCGAGGTGGCGGCCACCGAGGTGACCGTCGGCATGCGCCGCCAGGGGAGCTTCGGCGTGCTGCCGGCCGAGATCGCCACCTCGCTGGTGATGGTCCTCAACGAGCTGCTGCTCAACGCCGTCGAGCACGGCTTCCCGCCGGCCGGTGAGGAGGGCGCGCCCGCACCGGAGGGCGCACCGGAGCCGGCCGTGGTGGTCACCGCGCACCGGTTCCGCAAGCAGCTGCACGTCTCGGTCGCCGACAACGGCCGGGGGCTGCCCGCCCAGTTCGACGCCGAGAAGGGCGGCAACCTCGGCCTGCAGATCGTCCGGGCCCTGGTCACCGGCGAGCTGCGCGGCACCATCGAGCTGCGCAACGGCGCCGAGGGCGGCACCGAGGCCGTGCTGGTGGTCCCGCTGGCCCGCGGCACCGCCGACCGCCTCGCCGGCTGA
- a CDS encoding SIS domain-containing protein translates to MAADIDEQPAGYDRLLSAEHAGAIARVAAVIAERRPRHVVFTARGTSDHAALYAAYLTEIRLNLPAGLASPSAVTVFGARPDLSDALVVGVSQSGGSPDLAEVLRVARESGALTLAVTNNPESRLVETAELSIDIAAGHERAVAATKTYTAELLALLMLIEGVRAGDGVLPAEEQACLARLPELAERTLSDATPAQLAPRYRFAAQLVTTGRGYAYPTAREAALKLMETSYLPALAFSGADLLHGPLAMTDPDVPVLAVVGSGPGGQSMREVLPRLGERRADVVVVGSADVEATARMAVPEVDERYAPLLDILPLQRLALALALTRGEDPDAPRGLKKVTATM, encoded by the coding sequence ATGGCCGCCGACATCGACGAGCAGCCGGCCGGCTACGACCGCCTGCTCTCCGCCGAGCACGCCGGGGCGATCGCCCGGGTAGCGGCGGTGATCGCCGAGCGCCGGCCCCGCCACGTGGTCTTCACGGCCCGCGGCACCTCCGACCACGCGGCGCTCTACGCGGCCTACCTCACGGAGATCCGGCTCAACCTGCCCGCCGGGCTCGCCTCGCCGAGCGCCGTCACCGTCTTCGGCGCCCGGCCGGACCTCTCCGACGCCCTGGTGGTGGGGGTCAGCCAGAGCGGCGGCTCGCCCGACCTGGCCGAGGTGCTGCGGGTGGCCCGGGAATCCGGCGCGCTCACCCTGGCCGTGACCAACAACCCCGAGTCGCGGCTGGTGGAAACCGCCGAGCTGAGCATCGACATCGCCGCCGGGCACGAGCGGGCCGTCGCCGCCACCAAGACCTACACCGCCGAACTGCTCGCGCTGCTCATGCTCATCGAGGGGGTACGCGCCGGCGACGGCGTCCTCCCCGCCGAGGAGCAGGCCTGCCTGGCCCGCCTGCCCGAGCTGGCCGAGCGCACCCTGTCCGACGCCACCCCGGCCCAGCTCGCCCCGCGCTACCGGTTCGCCGCCCAGCTGGTCACCACCGGCCGGGGCTACGCCTACCCGACGGCGCGCGAGGCGGCGCTGAAGCTCATGGAGACCTCCTACCTGCCGGCGCTCGCCTTCTCCGGCGCCGACCTGCTGCACGGCCCGCTCGCCATGACCGACCCGGACGTGCCGGTGCTCGCCGTGGTGGGCTCCGGGCCCGGCGGGCAGTCGATGCGGGAGGTGCTGCCCCGGCTCGGCGAGCGCCGCGCCGACGTGGTGGTGGTCGGGTCCGCCGACGTCGAGGCGACCGCCCGGATGGCCGTGCCCGAGGTCGACGAGCGGTATGCGCCGCTGCTCGACATCCTGCCGTTGCAGCGGCTCGCCCTGGCCCTGGCCCTGACCCGGGGCGAGGACCCGGACGCCCCGCGCGGGTTGAAGAAGGTCACGGCGACGATGTGA